A part of Liolophura sinensis isolate JHLJ2023 chromosome 1, CUHK_Ljap_v2, whole genome shotgun sequence genomic DNA contains:
- the LOC135461432 gene encoding uncharacterized protein LOC135461432, producing MAKNVRHEDCEKLSESVMSVCALPVCDFPSVVATKVLSLLTWRDKMNAVASIPPWEGHLHSAGAWPAVLYQTEAEANVYFVRDMRTCLLMCIKRYGRHMKFISINYAHQINRLGVKILLAIAENCKILQVLKISQKCPLTMQECGYTWSQSAVRAVCTIATVCSHLREISLGRPIIEWTMPPTSNVIIKLIQCDLQGLVTELELDSNSLMEHEGYLDILAGFVNLKKLTVRRDKINNDILLKTISNKLEELTLYQDEELHVQDSRQLEAEFWLKAVHIRPSLRVDLVLRFIVVIKDSFPAHMPLRCLVLDDLVNIVTKGVLDHIVESYAHTLEHFVYTNSYIETFETGDKRLPFALVDLVRKCEQLHSLQYGFPLSSTSLLLIAKARKLQSLLVPTVEVSYEFDWPVRPDWTDEFVDWLRNTGSSETKLERAVSELLGQDWKLCDTFAASWNQFDF from the coding sequence ATGGCAAAGAATGTGAGGCATGAAGATTGTGAAAAGCTCAGCGAGTCAGTAATGTCAGTCTGCGCCTTGCCAGTGTGTGACTTCCCATCCGTTGTGGCCACAAAGGTGTTGTCTTTACTGACATGGAGAGACAAGATGAATGCTGTAGCCAGTATCCCACCCTGGGAGGGCCACCTTCATTCTGCCGGGGCATGGCCTGCTGTACTATACCAAACAGAGGCAGAGGCCAATGTGTACTTTGTGAGGGACATGAGGACATGTTTGCTGATGTGTATCAAAAGATATGGCAGACACATGAAATTTATATCAATTAACTATGCCCATCAGATTAACAGGCTGGGGGTGAAAATCCTGCTGGCCATAGCAGAGAACTGCAAAATTCTGCAGGTACTAAAGATAAGTCAGAAATGTCCTCTAACTATGCAAGAGTGTGGCTACACGTGGAGTCAGAGTGCAGTCAGAGCTGTGTGTACAATAGCAACTGTGTGCAGTCATCTAAGAGAAATTAGTTTGGGGCGCCCTATCATTGAGTGGACAATGCCCCCCACCAGTAATGTGATTATCAAATTAATACAGTGTGACCTGCAGGGGTTGGTGACAGAATTAGAGCTGGACAGTAATTCACTGATGGAGCATGAAGGCTATTTAGATATCCTCGCTGGCTTTGTCAACCTTAAGAAGCTGACAGTGAGACGAGACAAGATTAATAATGATATTCTGCTGAAGACAATTTCCAACAAGCTGGAGGAACTGACTCTATATCAGGACGAGGAACTTCATGTGCAGGACAGTCGCCAGTTGGAGGCAGAGTTCTGGCTGAAGGCCGTTCACATCCGACCCTCACTCCGGGTGGATTTGGTCCTCCGGTTCATCGTGGTTATCAAGGACTCGTTCCCAGCTCACATGCCCCTGCGATGTCTGGTTTTGGATGACTTAGTTAACATAGTAACCAAAGGTGTTCTTGATCATATTGTGGAAAGTTATGCACACACATTAGAACATTTTGTGTACACTAATTCATATATAGAAACATTTGAGACTGGAGATAAACGCCTACCCTTTGCACTGGTTGACCTGGTCAgaaaatgtgaacagttgcattcTCTACAGTATGGGTTTCCTTTGTCGTCAACATCACTTTTGCTTATTGCAAAGGCACGTAAACTTCAGTCACTGTTGGTGCCCACAGTAGAAGTGTCCTATGAGTTTGATTGGCCAGTCCGACCAGACTGGACAGATGAGTTTGTAGATTGGCTAAGAAACACTGGCAGTTCTGAAACCAAGCTGGAGAGAGCTGTGTCTGAGCTTCTGGGACAGGACTGGAAGCTCTGTGACACTTTTGCAGCCTCATGGAATCAATTTGACTTTTAG
- the LOC135478240 gene encoding uncharacterized protein LOC135478240 isoform X4 translates to MTASNPRKRPHNVDNDVDDCLPISKRIHRPEGRSSTEEEYQNLMRSDNCNDQHSPEDQNTSPWAHLSQNPLIGTGDLQSAQPFSLHGNQPIQRQSVQNNPAYVANQTAANHVLIHDESASQGRLLPISDQDMDRYSPELPEADNPHYFQINRLLYEANSSRLLRSRSSCRLINNQHLHMS, encoded by the exons ACGGCCAG CAATCCCAGGAAGCGGCCCCACAATGTAGACAACGATGTTGATGACTGCCTGCCAATCTCCAAAAGAATTCATAG GCCTGAAGGCAGAAGCTCTACAGAGGAAGAATATCAGAACTTA ATGCGTTCAGACAACTGTAATGATCAACACAGCCCAGAAGACCAGAATACATCACCCTGGGCTCATTTGTCTCAGAATCCATTGATAGGAACAGGGGATCTTCAGTCTGCTCAACCTTTTTCACTTCACGGAAACCAACCTATACAACGACAGAGTGTCCAGAACAACCCAGCTTATGTGGCCAATCAGACTGCTGCAAATCATGTCCTCATTCATGATGAGTCTGCCAGTCAGGGGAGATTACTCCCCATCAGTGATCAGGACATGGACAGATACAGCCCAGAGTTGCCAGAGGCAGATAATCCACATTATTTCCAAATCAACCGACTCTTGTACGAGGCCAATTCTTCCAGACTTCTGCGCAGTCGCAGCTCATGTAGGCTTATAAATAATCAGCACCTACACATGTCTTAG
- the LOC135478240 gene encoding uncharacterized protein LOC135478240 isoform X2, with protein sequence MFHKTLVWCFVLCNPRKRPHNVDNDVDDCLPISKRIHRPEGRSSTEEEYQNLMRSDNCNDQHSPEDQNTSPWAHLSQNPLIGTGDLQSAQPFSLHGNQPIQRQSVQNNPAYVANQTAANHVLIHDESASQGRLLPISDQDMDRYSPELPEADNPHYFQINRLLYEANSSRLLRSRSSCRLINNQHLHMS encoded by the exons ATGTTCCACAAAACTTTAGTTTGGTGCTTTGTTCTATG CAATCCCAGGAAGCGGCCCCACAATGTAGACAACGATGTTGATGACTGCCTGCCAATCTCCAAAAGAATTCATAG GCCTGAAGGCAGAAGCTCTACAGAGGAAGAATATCAGAACTTA ATGCGTTCAGACAACTGTAATGATCAACACAGCCCAGAAGACCAGAATACATCACCCTGGGCTCATTTGTCTCAGAATCCATTGATAGGAACAGGGGATCTTCAGTCTGCTCAACCTTTTTCACTTCACGGAAACCAACCTATACAACGACAGAGTGTCCAGAACAACCCAGCTTATGTGGCCAATCAGACTGCTGCAAATCATGTCCTCATTCATGATGAGTCTGCCAGTCAGGGGAGATTACTCCCCATCAGTGATCAGGACATGGACAGATACAGCCCAGAGTTGCCAGAGGCAGATAATCCACATTATTTCCAAATCAACCGACTCTTGTACGAGGCCAATTCTTCCAGACTTCTGCGCAGTCGCAGCTCATGTAGGCTTATAAATAATCAGCACCTACACATGTCTTAG
- the LOC135478240 gene encoding uncharacterized protein LOC135478240 isoform X1: MFHKTLVWCFVLCNPRKRPHNVDNDVDDCLPISKRIHRLQIEPEGRSSTEEEYQNLMRSDNCNDQHSPEDQNTSPWAHLSQNPLIGTGDLQSAQPFSLHGNQPIQRQSVQNNPAYVANQTAANHVLIHDESASQGRLLPISDQDMDRYSPELPEADNPHYFQINRLLYEANSSRLLRSRSSCRLINNQHLHMS, translated from the exons ATGTTCCACAAAACTTTAGTTTGGTGCTTTGTTCTATG CAATCCCAGGAAGCGGCCCCACAATGTAGACAACGATGTTGATGACTGCCTGCCAATCTCCAAAAGAATTCATAGGTTACAAATAGA GCCTGAAGGCAGAAGCTCTACAGAGGAAGAATATCAGAACTTA ATGCGTTCAGACAACTGTAATGATCAACACAGCCCAGAAGACCAGAATACATCACCCTGGGCTCATTTGTCTCAGAATCCATTGATAGGAACAGGGGATCTTCAGTCTGCTCAACCTTTTTCACTTCACGGAAACCAACCTATACAACGACAGAGTGTCCAGAACAACCCAGCTTATGTGGCCAATCAGACTGCTGCAAATCATGTCCTCATTCATGATGAGTCTGCCAGTCAGGGGAGATTACTCCCCATCAGTGATCAGGACATGGACAGATACAGCCCAGAGTTGCCAGAGGCAGATAATCCACATTATTTCCAAATCAACCGACTCTTGTACGAGGCCAATTCTTCCAGACTTCTGCGCAGTCGCAGCTCATGTAGGCTTATAAATAATCAGCACCTACACATGTCTTAG
- the LOC135478240 gene encoding uncharacterized protein LOC135478240 isoform X3 → MTASNPRKRPHNVDNDVDDCLPISKRIHRLQIEPEGRSSTEEEYQNLMRSDNCNDQHSPEDQNTSPWAHLSQNPLIGTGDLQSAQPFSLHGNQPIQRQSVQNNPAYVANQTAANHVLIHDESASQGRLLPISDQDMDRYSPELPEADNPHYFQINRLLYEANSSRLLRSRSSCRLINNQHLHMS, encoded by the exons ACGGCCAG CAATCCCAGGAAGCGGCCCCACAATGTAGACAACGATGTTGATGACTGCCTGCCAATCTCCAAAAGAATTCATAGGTTACAAATAGA GCCTGAAGGCAGAAGCTCTACAGAGGAAGAATATCAGAACTTA ATGCGTTCAGACAACTGTAATGATCAACACAGCCCAGAAGACCAGAATACATCACCCTGGGCTCATTTGTCTCAGAATCCATTGATAGGAACAGGGGATCTTCAGTCTGCTCAACCTTTTTCACTTCACGGAAACCAACCTATACAACGACAGAGTGTCCAGAACAACCCAGCTTATGTGGCCAATCAGACTGCTGCAAATCATGTCCTCATTCATGATGAGTCTGCCAGTCAGGGGAGATTACTCCCCATCAGTGATCAGGACATGGACAGATACAGCCCAGAGTTGCCAGAGGCAGATAATCCACATTATTTCCAAATCAACCGACTCTTGTACGAGGCCAATTCTTCCAGACTTCTGCGCAGTCGCAGCTCATGTAGGCTTATAAATAATCAGCACCTACACATGTCTTAG